ttcaaaCATAAAGTAGCCATGCATTGGTAATTTATCTAAAATACCTTTAATACGCATCGAAGGGCATCGAAGGGTCCAATATTACTAGTCTTCTATGAGGTATATGAAAGACATGATTATAAGAAGTCTTGCTATAATTCAACTAGTAAATGGAGTTGACAACATTCATTTGTTTATGTAAAACGCACTGATCTATTATATAATACATGAATTGCTTTGGACAAGAATTGATGGGTCTGAAATATTAGTCCCGTCCTTTTGGATCGGGAATTAGAAAGATGACATAGTGACTAAATAAAGACTGCTGACTTAAGAGAAAATTTTAGCCCAACGTTTGGTTCCACTAAATTATAATAATAATGACCCAAGACAGAATAACTGTagatcaagaacttgatcTATAATTTTCCCAAAAATTATTTCTCAGGCGGTGACGTAGACGGACTCAAGTTTGATAGTAGAGAAACAataacaagaagaattaaaATTACACAATGATCCATGCTTCGCATATGAATAAtcacacacacacacacacacacactTATTGAATATGCGACAGTGAATTAACAATTTATGAAAGATAGATCATTTAATATTGATCATAATTAGGTGGCTATTTATCAAGACCTACCATTGATAGAAAATCAAACCTATCTTCTAGCACAATTGGTCGTGTATTGATTGATCTGGCTCTCTAGTAGGAAGTGAAGAACATCTGGTAACTTGGAAGTTTCGGGTAACGTCGAAAAGGAAAGTCGggtaatttgaaaaatattgtCAAAGTACCACATTATAATAGTATAACCCATATATACCTTCAGCTAACCTTAACCAGCCCTACTTCCCCATAATTTGCCATTACACTAATTAACCTTTTTCGATGCTACCGCTATACCTGCTGACAAATGCCAAAGGACAACAGGTGAGTGTTGAGCTTAAAAATGGCGAGATCGTCGAGGGTGAACTTACCAACGTCGATAACTGGATGAACCTAACCCTCAGTAACGTAAGTCAACAGGATACCATTGGGAACAGTGGCAATATCGCCTTTCAAAAAGAAATTGTCAAATCACAGGAAGTCTATCTAAGAGGTACCTATATCAAATACATTAAATTACAGGATAATGTCATCGATCAAGTTAAGCAACAAATAAGTAACAACAATGGATCCAAGGACAATAATAGTGGTAATTTCAGAAGAGGTAACAAATTCGGTGGTCGTGACAACTTTAGACGTGGGAACCAAAATAACAGAGGTTATAATAATAACCAGAGTGGTGGTGGTCGTCGCCCATACCAAAATCGTTACGAAAATTCACAAAGACCTTCAAGTGGCAGTGGTATGGGTGGGTTTGTGCAGCAACACAGATCCCAAAGAGATACGAATAATGCGAACGTCGAATTTTAACTCTATGCCGTGTAATATATATACTTACCTAGTTATGCTTTGTTGTATTTTGTACAGAAGACTCTGTTCACTAACCAACAAGATGTTAAATACCCCAATGAACCCATCCCACAGCCGCACatgatgttgaagatgagactGTAGGAGACAGAGATAAAGATGGAGGGGAAGCCGGTCATCTTCAAGGTGTGGAAGATATAGTATAATGAGTAAAGTTCCATATACCATGCACAACTTGTACCCATCATAAAACATTTCCAACGCCAACTGTCAAACGTAGCGACTCTCTTATGTTTACGCATCATGACGTAACAACCTAGGAATGATACTTCACATACCACAATGCATAGTAATATGATGTTTGCTAGCAAGAAACCGTAAAGGTAGTAAAAATCTGTCTTTTCAAGCCAGACTGATTTGTAAATGTATTGCAATTCCACGTAGATCACTGCAAAGGGCAGAAATCCACATATCGCAAAAGTGGCGAAATCAAATGTCAAGCGTTCAGATATTTTCCTAGGTGCCAGAGTCGTAGGCGCTCTACAAGGTTTGATGGATCTAGCACCTAGGGAAGACAAAATGGGAAAATTTTGAGCCTGCTTACGATGTACTCTGTGAGACACCTCCTCGCCTAGCAGACTCAGTGGGATGCAAATGACGAAATATATGGACACGAATAAAACAATGGTACGGAAGGGCAATGCATGTGAGGATTCGTTAGCCCAAACGATCCAGTTTAACATTTGGGTACTGATCATGACTAAACCTGGTAACGCTGAACCGCAAAGAATGGAGAAAGTTCGACAGCGTCCAGCGCTACCGTCGTTTGTGGTGCGATGGTCAATGTGTAGCCAAGTACCTACAAATAGATGCCATAAATAGCTCCAAtgacaaagaaaaaaagaCGCTACACTGAGCACAGAGTTCCTGATGTTGTGCAGTTTGTTCAAAGAGCATGAAAAGGCCAAAGAACCTATGATTGTGAATAGGAACTGAACACCTATCGAAACGAAAATGGTTaatatcttgaaagaaataGATGAGGAATCCGTTTGGGCAAGCCATGTTTTGGCTACTCCATAGATCGAATCAGCTTcctcattttcatcaaatgtaaattgaaattcttcactACCAGCTTCATGACCCACCCTGACTATCCTGTACAGATTTGCAATGACAATAAGCATCAGTAGGAATGAAATTCCCACCGAATTACCCAATGTCATCCAATGGAATCTTCTCGATGAAGCTTCTGACATCTCACCACTGTTTAGGAAAAAATTCCATCTGTGTGACCAGTCTACCTTGAATTCCTCACGCCAGTACACAGAATACGTGAATGGGATATATGTTAGCTCATCTTCGTTTTCTGGGACAATAAGCTCATACTGTTCATAACCCTTAGAGGCGCCAGGACAATGATAATCAGATACCGATTTAGGGTAAACCTCAAATCCCACTATGGTGAAAGTCTCAGGATCGATTGCATTGTACCTAATAACCATCATAACGTGCGTGTTCAAATATGTCTTTTCAGTATCGGGATCCACAAACCCAAGCGGGAAACCAGAAACATAGTATTTCTTATGGTCAATCGTTGAAATAAACGTCGTTGCAGCAGGCAATTCCTGGTCAATTAGCCATTGAACGACATATCCCTGTCTTACGAGTTCTTGTGCCCGTCGCATCCCCGCAGGCTTCGTCTTTCTCGCACATAGTGCTTCACATGAAGCATCTTGACCAAACTTTAATTTATAATCGCTCTCCCATTTACGATCTCCTCTAATAATTTCATTCAATGATAGATGCAATGGTTTCTTATCCTCAGTGGGGGGACAAGTAAATGGTAGATCATAATAACCGTATGGGAATTGCGTTAAATCCGACTCAACTTTGTTAACAAGCAATTCAACATGGTCTCCCCATCTGTATACATTTGGTTGCAACCAGCCATTATCGAGCTTATCATTTCTTAGCGAATTTCGCGATGATCCAGAGCCTCGAAGCAGTATTATAATGACAACTACGGCCAAAAGTAAGCCCCATATCCGCCTCTTGATCATCATTTGTGCTCGAAAAAAGTTTTACAGCTCAGGGACCCAATTACCTGGGGTATTAGAGATGATATGAtcactcaattgattttcTATAGCCCAAGTGCCATCTaacatttttcaaatacGTACTGCTAttttttgtattttttttttcttttcatttttgatCTGCTCACTCCAAAAGGGACTTGGTTGGATAGTTGCAGCTCTCAAAGAGTAATAGGCCCTATTTACTAGTTGGGATTACCTATTTTTGACGACACTACGTTGCTAGGCCGAAGGATGGTCTTGCTTCATCAAGCTTCAGCGGAGAGCTGAATTATATTTTCGAGATATATTAATTGAGAAAACTCGATAGAATTTTAGAGAAGAGCGTTAGTTCTTGCCAAAAAGCTTTGTATCGAATGCTCGGATTTTATTTTCGTGATTCCACAGAATTAGCTTAAAAGTTGTCCGAAGACAGGTAAAAATAACCTCAAAAATCCAGTAAAGCCCAGATATATGAAATAAAAAACTAGAGAGCATCGAGCAAGCCACTAGACTGGCAATTATAGCCTTGTATTCCTCATTATTTTAATATTTATTTACTACTGACACGTATGGCCGGGTAATATAGTCAAAAGTATACCGATTTGTGGACCAGATGAGACTGATCAGAATACTGTTAGCTACACCAGTGATAGCAAATCTCCAGAGGTCCAGAAGTGTTCCTGGGGCCAAGAGTACCCTATAGACCGCCAAGATGCTTTTTGGGAGCAACAGTAATAGTAATTTGAATAACGCTCCGATGAATGCGGATGATCTCACGACTGATGTTAACACTTTGAATACGATAGTCAAATTACAGGAATATATTCAGCACGCCATATCACAATTGAATTATGAGACGGCAGTCTTCTTATCAGAGCTACTGTATGCCGAATGCTCCCCATTGGAAAAGAATCATGTACACAGACTTGAATCCGTTTACCTGTACTCTTTATCTCTATATCTACAAGGCGAGTTTCAAACAGCTTTACGAGTCAGCAAGGATTTTAAAGAGGCTGATCATATGGGGATTAGCTACATTTTTGCAAGATGTTGTTTGCAGCTTGATACCgacttgaaagaagcagtGGATGCGTTACTCAATGTGCTTGATAAAAAACCTTCAGTAACTTCCAATGGCAATCTGACTCATATGCCGACAGTTGCAACAATTAATTGCCTTTTGGGGAGACTAAATTTCAAGCTCGAAAGAACACCGGAAAGTGCTTTATTTTATTCCAGCGCTTTGAATGCAGATCCTTACTTGTGGGAAGCATACACGTCGCTTTGTGCATTGAGAGCCACTATCGATCTGAAGAGGCTTTATTCTCTAATGACCAAGCAAAACCAATCAACAAGTAACAGATTTAAGTCGAGGTTCAGCGTTTCGAAACCACATTCAACAGCCACCCCATATCAAAGCAGCAACCGTGTAccgtcatcttcatcatcttcatcatcgtcactATCATTGAATGCAAATGGATCGAAGCAACAATCGCAGGTAAATGCTCTGGCGCCTCAACATACTTCGATAAAGGGACAACCAACTAACTCTATGTTAAATAAAGCAAATGTTGTTGTATCCACTAGTGCATTCTCTTCACCTCCTTCGTCAAAGCAACCTACTGGTAAGTTAGCAAACAGATCAAAGTTACTCACAACACCTCCTTCAAAATTGTTGCATACTTCAAACTTCAAGACTCCCAGAAATAACACTCTGTCTCGCAGTTCAGGTCCCAAAAGGGGTGAAACattttcatcgatgattGTCAAACCTGAACATCATGGACTTTTGACTACCGCACTGTCAACAACAGCTACTACTCCTCATACTTTAGCAGAGTTGATTCTTACTTTTGCCAGAGTTTTGAAGGCCTCCTCTCAGTACGATTCATACAAGGCTATCAGGCTCTTAGAAAACCGGCTACCATCGCATATCAAATCCGAGATGCCTTGGTGTCAAGCTCAGCTGGGGAAACTTCATTATGAGATACTTAACTATGAGGAATCTTTAAATCATTTCAATCAACTGAGACGAATGCAACCAACAAGGACTCAAGATAttgaaatcttctcaaCCTTGTTGTGGCATTTACACGATAGTACAAGATTATcgcatctttcaaatgaaCTCGTCGAGACACTACCCAACAAACCGCAAACTTGGTGTTGTTTAGGGAACTTGTACTCCTTGCAACGAGATCATGAAGACGCcatcaaatattttgaaaaggCCACAAAGATTGATTACAACTTCGCATATGCTTACACCTTACAAGGCCATGAACACTCATCAAACGACTCGATAGATACTGCCAAAAACTGTTACCGAAGAGCACTTGCCTGTGATCCTCAACATTATAACGCCTATTATGGTCTTGGTATGTGTTATATGAAGTTAGGTCAATATGACAAAGCACTACTGTTTTTCGAGAAAGCCAGAAATATCAATCCGGTCAATGTCATCCTAATATGCTGCTGTGGAGTAGCCCTTGAGAAGCTGTCCTATCAGGAAAAGGCGTTACAATATTATGAACAGGCATGCGAATTACAACCGAGCTCCTCGCTGGcgaaattcaagaaagctcaTCTACTGTATTCCATGGCTAGATACAGCGCTGCATTAGAAAATTTTGAGGAGCTTGCAAAATTGGCTCCAGATGAAGCTACAGTGCACTTCCTCCTAGGTCAACTCTACCAGATTATGGGCCGAAAAAAGGATGCAGTTAAAGAATTTACGGTCGCCATGAACTTGGATCCGAAAGGGAATCCTCTTATCATCGATGCTTTAGAGAAATGCCATTCAGAGGAATGACCATCTGATTATAATAATTACAATGCAATGCAGAAATATTTACGAACAATTTAATTGATTAAAGCCCTCCATAACGGTTTATATTAGTAATATGATTAATGTGGTATCTGAATACTAGAAATGTTCACCCGAACTGTGCTGATGTCGCCCAAAGTAATCCCCTTTCAAATTAGCCGTAAGATCAGGTGTTGTGTCCTGAAATTTGCCAGAGCTAGACCCTAAGCTTGGTGACAAAACGCCTGACGCCAACAAATAAGGGCTAGCAAAGCCATTAGAATTCACTGTTGTGTTTCCATTGGACGACAAATTGATAGCCGAACCTAAAgcctcatcatcagattGGCGTAGCGTATTGCCATGACTCCCAGTCCCATAATCTGACGATTGTAACTTATTTTGCTGCTTTTCCCAAAGcatttgatcttcatcttcttcgttcaAGTACCTTTGCTGCTCTCTCAACCTTGTTGCCTCTCTGGCCTGTGAAAGCATTTCTTGAGCTCTACTCAATGACACAGTTGGCGTGGCACATGAACTGATAACCGGCACTGACGTATCAATGTCAATCGTGGTCTTAATTAAAGCTGCCATCCAAGCTCTCATGTCGTCTTTACTGTCAACAGCAAAGTAATGAACACGAGGTTGCGTGAACGTGAGGCCTTTCTTTGAACCTGGTTGAGGTGGAAGGAGCTTGAAGCAATAACGACCCTTACCGGTACTAGCTGCATAAAGCGAAACTAGCTTATCATCCTCCTTGGCAGGAACAACACAATGCGCAGTTATATCAATCAATCCTCTTTCCCTGGTATCAGTTGTACTGGCAAAGTAAGATAATCTGGTCCCATGgagagtgaaaaatctagTTCGCCAAACCCCCATTGTGCCACTTCCTTTTTTGCTCATCCAACCGGAGCAGTCTGCATCCATCATAGCATCCTTAACACTGACATTCCGTATCCCTTCCATGAAAGCGGATGTTTGCTGCTTTCTAGATATGTTTTTCGTGTTGATCGTACGCAAACCTTTTCCTTTCTGGGCCTCACTCACGGACCTTTTAttcttgtcatcatcagtTTTGGTACTGTCATAACTTGATTCTTTAGCGCTAACAGACCTCCTCTTTGAATCGTCTTTCTTTGCGCTGTTTGGTTTTATTGGAGATCTCAGAGTTGGCGGAGTCGGCGTATTCTTGTTCGAATGGCTTTTCCCGACCTTCGCTGGCGTCGCCGAATGGGAGGCACTCTCAGTGAACTGTTGCCTGAAGGGACTCATAATGAAAGAATCTCTCTTACTGTGACTGTGAGAGCTTAAATGGGAAGCATTCTTAGCGGGCGATACTGGTCGTTCCTCATTCTTAGCTGAGAAAAAAGAGACCAATGACGAAGCCCTTCTATGCTTCTTAATGTCCTGCGAAGGCAGCTTACTACGTGCCACGGAAGCATTCCTTGAATGGCCGGCGTAGACACTAGATGACGGCCTACCATTGGGtatcaaatcttcatcttgaCTAGAGCCCTCTTCCGTTAGATTTGGCGCAGTTGGAGATAACATTGAAACTCTGTTGTACAGATCAACAAAGGAACCACCCGATAGCGCTTTCTTATGACCCGAGTATATAACAGAATTACGGTTTCCAGCATTATTACCTGATGCTTGAGCTTTCGACCCACTTGGATAACTGTCGGTTGTTGGagtcgatgaagatgtcgACGACTTCCCCCCAAACGAAAAGCCCGATTTAGctttaaaatcttgagGGCTATTGGGTGGAAATTTGAACGCGCCTGGAGGTTCAAGTGAACTCGACATTGCCTTTTCATATATTGTTGGCGGAGAGTATCGATTCCCAGAATCATTGCCAATCATTGGCGACTTGGGAGGTTGCACCGGACTAGGATAGGACGGCGGCTTCGGGGCTCTTCTAGGAGATACAAATAGCCgctcatcatcaagttcTTTATCAGAGATGGATGGCAGAGCTAATGCGGCTTTCTGGGTATCATTTTGAGATGCTTGCAACTGATTTGCTTTACTCTTGGGTCGTTCGTTTGACCCAGCACTCATCGGTGtagaatttgatgagaaatCTTCTAAAGATCGCGAAACTTTCCTGACGTGCCCACGATATGTCGGTCCTTGATTCAGAAATGCTGGAGGCATTAACTGATTTTCCTCAGCAGACTTCCCGTCAATCCGGCCCTTATCTGCACGTTTACTGGCTTTTCgtaaatcttcaatctctttgtGAATCTCGAACCGCGTCCCAAatgaatcaatttcaagctcCTTCAGATGGGCTAATTCTAGCTGCAATAAGATTGCACCTGATACCTTATGCTGCTGGAAACGAGACGAGGATTGAACGTCAAATCCAGACATTATGAAGTAAGCCGTGACCTGGGGAGGAGTCCATGATTCTGCCATAGCAGGGTTCAGCTCGCTTGTATCAATACCATTGATCGAATTTGCTCCTGCGGATCGTTCATTCGATAGGGATTTGGCTGAACTAGATCCCTCCGGATTTCCAGAAGAGTATGATATATCCAAGTCCCTAGTAGAAGAGAAAATAGTCTCGTGAGTCATGTTTTGACCGCCATTATCCAGCTGCTCCATAGAATTCGATCTCAATTCCTCCAAAGCTTTATCTATATCACTCATCGTGGTCTTCAGAGAGATTTTCCTGTCTACgggcttcttcttgctcaaAGGCATTGGGGCAGCTGTCTCCAAAGGCTGTGGCGTCGGAAGCTCACTGGTGGAACCGTTTTGTGAGTAGCCTGAGAAATTCGAAGTACTGCCATTACCTGAGCTAGCTATCCTCTTTGTCGATTTGGATCTCATAGCAGAAGGCCTCTGTTCGATACTGATCTCTTGCGTGAAGACCATCGGATACAAACCCTCTTCTTTGGTCCTCAAATTGCGCCCGTAAAACCAGCCATCATTATACTCCTCATCAGTGGTGATGACTTGAATCTTATCTCCTGGTTTCATATCCAGTTCATCCTCCATTCTCTTCGTATACTCATTGATGGCAATATACATGGGGCATGGCTTCATCCCACTGGAACTGCAAGTGCTCTGTGTGGTATTCGAAGCCAACTCAGACGAAAGACCAGTGATCCTGGTATCTAGCTGGGAGAGGACTGGTATCTTCTTAGTAGTCATctattcaaattctttacTTCTTGTGGCTTGTTTTGATTATCGTCTAATTCTCCACTTTTTGCTATTAGTCAATCCTGAACCTTCTGCTTGATTAAGTACTACTGACGGTGACTAAGCTCAAGTGCCAGCCTCACTGGTTGGTAGACTCGTTTGGTACTTATTGATGATTTGTTCGCGAGATGGCGTTGTCATTTAttgattgaaattcttcCTTCGCATTCTCCAGGTTAGAGGATTAGCGATCACGAGGCATACCATGAAGTGAAGAGCTGAGTCATTAGACTCTTATATGACTATATCTGTAGTATTCTCCTTTCTATGTAGTCTGCCAGTAGCAGTTTGCAGTCGTCGAGGATAAACCTACAGACGTTCTGCGAAATAAAATCGAAGATGACATCGTTTTGATGGTTGGACTGGTCCAAGAAGGTCAGTCTGTGATGCAGAGAGATGATTAAGGGCTTGTATTCGTGATATTTCACGAGGTTATCGATTCCCAGTGGTTTTGACTTTGGTACTCCAGCCGAGACAGCTGTGGCAGGTTTTCTTCGAATACTGCCCCTAGATGATAATGAACCACTAGTCTTTGTTTGTAGTGAATCTGGAGAGGACTGTGCTAGTGCAGGGTTCTCAGCTTTGAAGATCACTGCTTCTAGCAATTTGCGAAGGTAGTCCAATGTCTTTAAGAGTCCAGAGAGGGAGCTTTCGGACATACCCTCGTTCACGTATTCTCGGAGAGAATCCACCATGGTAGCCATCACATTGCATTTGATCGGCACATTTGTAATTGGGAAACTGGAGGGGTCGTCTTTGTAAATTTTCAATGTCCATATAGTTTGATCCACCGATATTCGATCGCTTACCAGTACATTGTTTCTTTGTAGGCTCTCAGAAATATTACGCAGAAGTGCTAGACATTGATGACCAGCAGAGCCATCTTTACAAGCTCTGATATGGTGAAAGTCGTCTTCGGAGAAAGCCACAGGTCTCAGAAAGCGGTCTCGTTCATCTTTACCAATAAACCATTTGTTGCCCAGCTTGTTCTGCGGACTTAACTCCATGACCGTTCAAGAGTCTAGAAATACACCTCTGACGGAGTTCAGAGGCCACCCAAAGTTGCAACTTCGCCGAAGCCTCCATTACTACTTAGTCCGTTAGTAGCGACCGATAGTTCTCAAGTCTCGAACTAATGAATTACATCGAAACAAAGGGTTGATATGTCAAATAACTAGCATTTCAATTAGCAGATGAATAAATGCTGGGATTTGAAATATGCCGTTGCTGAATGGTAAGAATAAAAGTAAGAAACCCAAGTTCCTGCTATCTTTGCGAATCAACGAGCTGATTAATATACCTCAGTCTTCAGGGTACTGTTACGTGAAGTGGCATCTGAAAGAAGGTACAGGAACTTCGAGTGATGTGTTTGATTCTAATGGGGAAGTAATACCAGCTATGAATCAGAGCCATGGTTCGACTCCGAAAGTCATGGTGGAAAACCACCGAGCTAGATGGAATTTTGAGTTTGAAAAACCATTACAGATTAAATTACAAGTGGACCGCAATAGAGATCTAGTGCCGAAGAACCTATCACTGGAAgtgttctttgaatttttatCTGATACGAATGGTGGTACGGTGAAACCACGAAGATCCAATTCAGGTTCTTCACATTCGGCCAAGAGTGGTTCAACAAATACATATTCGCAGAAGATTACTGGTAAAATTCTTCTGGGAGTATTAAGCCTAAACGTTGCAGATTATGTGAGAGAAGATGAACAACCAACTACGAACCGTTTTTTGttaaagaaatcgaaaGTGAATTCGATTCTTAACGTAACGTTACAAATGCGGTTAGTTAGAGGAGGTTACAAAGATTTCCAACCCACAAGAAACTTGATTTCTGGTCAATTACCAGGTGTTCTTAGGACGGGGTTCAATGATATCTTGGATGATTCTTCTGATATGGGATCTCCGACTTCTTCCCTTTACCAACACTCTATGAGTTCCCCTCAATCTTCTCGGTTCAATCATGGAAAAGGAAAGACGATTGATAACAGCATGACATTAGATATTACCAATAATTCGATATCAGCTTCGATGAGTCCTTTAGTTGACAGTCTCTATCAGAGAACATTCCAATTGCCTTGGGATCCACGACCTGGTGAGTTCACTCCGAGAGAATGCGTAGAAGATATCTTACAAGGTGGTAACGGTTGGGCCAAGAATGAGAAGGGAATATGTTTGATTGATTTGCAAGCTCTGAGGCTCAACGAGATGGAAAATGATTATTATGAAAGTCACAAGAATGGCCCCGGTATGAGGAACAACGATGATGATACCAGTGAAGCGGCTCGAAATGTGACTAATTATGATAACATGGATAAGAGAGAATATTTAGAAAAGAAACAGATATGGAGTCACAAGTCATCTGTGCAAAAGGAAAGGAAGAAACAATATGAAGATAACGGTGACAGTGGATCAAAAGAGTATGGTGAATACGTCGAGGATATACCTAACGACAAAATACGAGACGCCAAGAGTTGGTCTGTTAATAATATCATGACTTAAGCACGAACCGAAAATAACCGTAACTTTTAATAATTTAACTATTTAAGAAAGGGCTAATGGTGGCCCTATTGTTATCCATCATATTGAACAAAGAACCAAAATCGGGATCTAGCATTACCTTGGCAACGCTGATCAAGGGACTAGGGTATAAAGTGAAAGATCGACAGGcgcatcttcttcctgatTTGAGGTGAATCCCATGACTAATTCCTCTCAGTGGACATCTAGTGGCCCTGCTATCCCTAATCCCGCAAAACGCACCAAACCTGACTAAATTGGCGCCCGATAAGAACATTTCAGGCACAGGCTTCGGCCTCTTGCATTTTTTTGACGATTGTTGAATTGCCTAAGATGTGTTTTTTATTCCTTTCTCGTATTCTTGAACCATACTTCCGTCTTCTCCTTGGTTTTGAGTTTTTGCCGTAACCAACACCTCCCTCAACTGATTCGTCAATCAGTCGAGAACCAATAAGCACTGAACAGCTCTTTTTGAATGTCGAATACATCAAATGCACTATTGGTGTGCCATGCTGGTGAGAGGTAAGCGAGATCCATGGGCGACTGGGTGATATTTTATACAATTTGCAATATTTCTTAGTGAGCAACCTGCCTGAATTGGATTGGAATGGCTAGTTTCTCAACATGTTTGGTTTTTGTGCTAATAATCAACAATTCCTGTCGTTGTCGGCTACTGCCCGGACGATCAGCCTATGCGCCATACGCTACTGGAAGTAATATGAAAACGTTATGTGACCGACGGATTCTTGCGCACTCTTTTTTTCTTAAGTTTGATCATCTTAATATCTCTGATAGCTACACTTTTGCGGCAAAGAGCACATAAACCGTTTTTCTTTGGACctcttgaagagttgagCATCTGGAACAGACAACTTACACAGAATGTATGACCACAGGGAGTAATCACTGAGTTTTCAGGAGGATCAAAACAAATAGGGCACTGATAATCCCTGACGGCTTTATGTGGAGCCGGAGTAACAGATCGCTCATTACCACTATCCTCATTTTTTTGTCCAAGAATCTCAGCCTCTAAATCAATCGCCTCTATaacttcctcatcagaCGGTATTGTCTCGACAACATTAATATCTGTGCTTTCCCTCGAAGATCTGCCTACTCCGTTTTCATCGCTTTCCCCATCTGATTCATTTAAAGCTCGCAGGATAAAATCAGTATCGtcgtcatcctcatcatcaggTTCAGGCACCCTCCTATTGACACTCACAACCTCT
The window above is part of the Torulaspora delbrueckii CBS 1146 chromosome 3, complete genome genome. Proteins encoded here:
- the LSM4 gene encoding U6 snRNA complex subunit LSM4 (similar to Saccharomyces cerevisiae LSM4 (YER112W); ancestral locus Anc_7.410), which translates into the protein MLPLYLLTNAKGQQVSVELKNGEIVEGELTNVDNWMNLTLSNVSQQDTIGNSGNIAFQKEIVKSQEVYLRGTYIKYIKLQDNVIDQVKQQISNNNGSKDNNSGNFRRGNKFGGRDNFRRGNQNNRGYNNNQSGGGRRPYQNRYENSQRPSSGSGMGGFVQQHRSQRDTNNANVEF
- the TMN3 gene encoding Tmn3p (similar to Saccharomyces cerevisiae YER113C; ancestral locus Anc_7.411); translated protein: MMIKRRIWGLLLAVVVIIILLRGSGSSRNSLRNDKLDNGWLQPNVYRWGDHVELLVNKVESDLTQFPYGYYDLPFTCPPTEDKKPLHLSLNEIIRGDRKWESDYKLKFGQDASCEALCARKTKPAGMRRAQELVRQGYVVQWLIDQELPAATTFISTIDHKKYYVSGFPLGFVDPDTEKTYLNTHVMMVIRYNAIDPETFTIVGFEVYPKSVSDYHCPGASKGYEQYELIVPENEDELTYIPFTYSVYWREEFKVDWSHRWNFFLNSGEMSEASSRRFHWMTLGNSVGISFLLMLIVIANLYRIVRVGHEAGSEEFQFTFDENEEADSIYGVAKTWLAQTDSSSISFKILTIFVSIGVQFLFTIIGSLAFSCSLNKLHNIRNSVLSVASFFLCHWSYLWHLFVGTWLHIDHRTTNDGSAGRCRTFSILCGSALPGLVMISTQMLNWIVWANESSHALPFRTIVLFVSIYFVICIPLSLLGEEVSHRVHRKQAQNFPILSSLGARSIKPCRAPTTLAPRKISERLTFDFATFAICGFLPFAVIYVELQYIYKSVWLEKTDFYYLYGFLLANIILLCIVVCEVSFLGCYVMMRKHKRVATFDSWRWKCFMMGTSCAWYMELYSLYYIFHTLKMTGFPSIFISVSYSLIFNIMCGCGMGSLGYLTSCWLVNRVFCTKYNKA
- the CDC27 gene encoding anaphase promoting complex subunit CDC27 (similar to Saccharomyces cerevisiae CDC27 (YBL084C); ancestral locus Anc_7.412), whose protein sequence is MLFGSNSNSNLNNAPMNADDLTTDVNTLNTIVKLQEYIQHAISQLNYETAVFLSELLYAECSPLEKNHVHRLESVYLYSLSLYLQGEFQTALRVSKDFKEADHMGISYIFARCCLQLDTDLKEAVDALLNVLDKKPSVTSNGNLTHMPTVATINCLLGRLNFKLERTPESALFYSSALNADPYLWEAYTSLCALRATIDLKRLYSLMTKQNQSTSNRFKSRFSVSKPHSTATPYQSSNRVPSSSSSSSSSLSLNANGSKQQSQVNALAPQHTSIKGQPTNSMLNKANVVVSTSAFSSPPSSKQPTGKLANRSKLLTTPPSKLLHTSNFKTPRNNTLSRSSGPKRGETFSSMIVKPEHHGLLTTALSTTATTPHTLAELILTFARVLKASSQYDSYKAIRLLENRLPSHIKSEMPWCQAQLGKLHYEILNYEESLNHFNQLRRMQPTRTQDIEIFSTLLWHLHDSTRLSHLSNELVETLPNKPQTWCCLGNLYSLQRDHEDAIKYFEKATKIDYNFAYAYTLQGHEHSSNDSIDTAKNCYRRALACDPQHYNAYYGLGMCYMKLGQYDKALLFFEKARNINPVNVILICCCGVALEKLSYQEKALQYYEQACELQPSSSLAKFKKAHLLYSMARYSAALENFEELAKLAPDEATVHFLLGQLYQIMGRKKDAVKEFTVAMNLDPKGNPLIIDALEKCHSEE